Proteins from a single region of Primulina tabacum isolate GXHZ01 chromosome 5, ASM2559414v2, whole genome shotgun sequence:
- the LOC142547556 gene encoding clathrin interactor EPSIN 3-like isoform X3 gives MKKAFDQTVRDIKREVNKKVLKVPSIEQKVLDATSNEPWGPHGSLLADIAQATRNYHEYQMIMGIIWKRINDTGKNWRHVYKGLTVLEYLVAHGSERVIDEIREHAYQISTLSDFQYIDSSGRDQGNNVRKKSQSIVALVNDKERIQEVRQKAAANRDKYRNSSMDNMYRPGSFSRSGGYGDKYEDDRYESRYGYRDDDRSGYGGERDFRYGDDREANYGGSYGREGDRYGRDYEDRYNRDGFRDDDYRGRGQRVDEYAYGSRSRSADPGRDRSYEDDGQYSSRGSGAKADDQSQDGRDWENSMASAPRASSPSMVASPSHATAAAPLPAPASPPTLAAGATFPDSEKEVDGFDEFDPRGSFSAASTSANVIGSTTSADTKMDLVASLALVPVTQSTMTPEVKSRETFTSEATFAAMPSASSITDQLFADPFGDGPFKAIPSTYSVEGQRHQSISTNSFNSNPSQISGVQPVPQKAETEFPVTYDLNYVPSDPSGVQPHPRNQQSVQQDLSTFNQDDDILADILPLSVSSSVATSGFPTQLGQSSSQTSHPPQLLMSAPQSVKPTYPAKFPAQMASSQAGFQAPVGGQSVQSYTPNPNFYGSYQSQMVSTGPDTANMVPPSASRTPVQHNLPSQIGSAVPGASQFGPPAPQGRPSMPSTPASRGLSAVVPQPSKDKFETKSTVWADTLSRGLVNLNISGSKTNPLADIGVDFDALNRKDKRMEKPMTASVASTTTMGKAMGSGSGMGRAGAGASAGAPRPSPNLVASGVNMNTSGVRGAGMGIAGSYQVSQPMVREMNVGMAQGIPMQQQAGFPSASTMPGSYNPVMGTGNYSQRPQGGGY, from the exons ATGAAGAAGGCTTTTGATCAAACTGTTCGTGACAT TAAGAGAGAGGTTAATAAGAAAGTTCTTAAAGTCCCTTCAATCGAACAAAAG GTTCTAGATGCAACTAGCAATGAACCCTGGGGTCCTCATGGATCGCTTCTAGCTGATATTGCACAGGCGACAAGaaacta TCATGAGTATCAGATGATCATGGGAATCATATGGAAACGAATTAATGATACTGGAAAAAATTGGCGGCATGTATACAAG GGTTTAACTGTTTTGGAGTACTTGGTAGCGCATGGGTCAGAGCGTGTCATTGATGAGATTAGAGAGCATGCTTATCAGATATCA ACATTGTCCGATTTTCAATATATTGATTCCAGTGGGAGAGACCAGGGAAACAATGTAAGAAAGAAATCTCAGAGTATTGTGGCTCTTGTAAATGACAAGGAACGAATACAAGAGGTTCGTCAAAAGGCTGCTGCGAACAGAGACAA GTACCGCAACTCATCAATGGATAATATGTATCGGCCTGGTTCTTTCTCACGCTCTGGAGGATATGGAGATAAATACGAAGATGATCGCTATGAAAGTCGATATGGATACAGAGATGATGACCGCAGTGGATATGGGGGAGAGAGAGATTTTCGGTATGGCGATGATAGGGAGGCTAATTATGGAGGCTCATATGGTCGTGAAGGGGACAGGTATGGTAGGGATTACGAGGACCGATATAATCGAGACGGCTTTAGGGATGATGACTATCGAGGAAGAGGTCAAAGGGTTGACGAATATGCTTATGGCTCAAGAAGTAGAAGTGCTGATCCAGGCAGGGACCGTTCTTATGAAGATGATGGCCAGTATTCTTCCAG AGGAAGTGGTGCCAAAGCTGATGATCAATCTCAAGATGGAAG GGATTGGGAAAATTCGATGGCTTCTGCCCCGAGAGCATCCTCTCCTTCTATGGTGGCTAGTCCCAGCCATGCAACTGCAGCTGCCCCATTACCAGCCCCTGCTTCACCACCCACTCTAGCTGCAGGAGCTACCTTTCCGGACAGTGAGAAAGAGGTGGATGGCTTTGATGAATTTGATCCACGTGGTTCATTTTCCG CTGCCTCAACTAGTGCAAATGTGATTGGTTCCACGACTTCTGCTGATACAAAAATGGATTTAGTAGCTTCATTGGCTCTTGTTCCTGTTACTCAATCTACCATGACCCCTGAAGTAAAGTCCAGGGAAACCTTCACTTCTGAAGCCACATTTGCTGCCATGCCGTCAGCATCTTCTATCACGGATCAG CTTTTTGCTGATCCATTTGGGGATGGTCCTTTTAAAGCTATCCCTTCGACGTATAGTGTAGAAGGTCAACGACACCAGTCTATATCcacaaattctttcaattccaaccCCAGTCAAATCTCAGGTGTGCAACCAGTTCCTCAAAAGGCAGAGACTGAATTTCCGGTTACATATGATTTGAATTACGTGCCATCTGATCCTTCTGGTGTACAACCTCATCCTCGGAACCAGCAGTCTGTGCAGCAGGATTTGTCTACCTTCAACCAAGATGATGATATATTAGCAGATATTCTTCCGCTATCCGTGTCGTCATCTGTTGCCACTTCAGGTTTTCCCACTCAACTTGGCCAGTCTTCATCACAAACAAGTCATCCTCCTCAATTACTGATGAGTGCTCCTCAGAGTGTTAAACCCACGTACCCTGCAAAGTTTCCAGCTCAAATGGCTTCTTCACAGGCTGGTTTTCAGGCTCCTGTTGGGGGTCAGTCTGTACAGTCATATACTCCGAATCCAAACTTCTATGGGTCTTACCAGTCACAAATGGTATCTACAGGTCCAGACACTGCCAACATGGTTCCTCCTAGTGCTAGTAGAACCCCCGTGCAGCACAATTTACCTTCACAAATAGGTTCTGCAGTTCCTGGAGCTTCACAATTTGGTCCTCCAGCGCCTCAAGGGCGACCAAGTATGCCATCTACGCCAGCTTCTAGAGGGCTTTCTGCTGTGGTTCCTCAACCATCAAAAGACAAGTTCGAGACAAAATCCACTGTTTGGGCTGACACTCTGAGCCGGGGACTGGTCAATTTGAATATATCTGGAT CTAAAACAAACCCACTAGCTGACATTGGAGTTGATTTTGATGCCCTAAATCGGAAGGACAAGAGGATGGAAAAACCTATGACAGCGTCAGTAGCATCTACCACAACTATGGGTAAGGCCATGGGATCTGGATCTGGTATGGGTCGAGCTGGTGCTGGTGCCAGCGCCGGCGCCCCGAGGCCTTCACCAAACCTTGTGGCTTCGGGTGTAAATATGAATACGAGCGGCGTTCGAGGTGCTGGCATGGGTATTGCAGGAAGCTATCAAGTAAGCCAACCGATGGTGCGGGAAATGAATGTCGGCATGGCCCAAGGAATACCTATGCAACAGCAAGCAGGATTTCCTTCTGCATCCACCATGCCCGGAAGCTATAATCCCGTGATGGGAACAGGTAATTATAGTCAAAGACCACAGGGGGGTGGGTACTAG
- the LOC142547556 gene encoding clathrin interactor EPSIN 3-like isoform X1 — translation MKKAFDQTVRDIKREVNKKVLKVPSIEQKVLDATSNEPWGPHGSLLADIAQATRNYHEYQMIMGIIWKRINDTGKNWRHVYKGLTVLEYLVAHGSERVIDEIREHAYQISTLSDFQYIDSSGRDQGNNVRKKSQSIVALVNDKERIQEVRQKAAANRDKYRNSSMDNMYRPGSFSRSGGYGDKYEDDRYESRYGYRDDDRSGYGGERDFRYGDDREANYGGSYGREGDRYGRDYEDRYNRDGFRDDDYRGRGQRVDEYAYGSRSRSADPGRDRSYEDDGQYSSRGSGAKADDQSQDGSTMEKRLDRKYSEQNLNVPPSYEEAVNATHIPTNSESGRDWENSMASAPRASSPSMVASPSHATAAAPLPAPASPPTLAAGATFPDSEKEVDGFDEFDPRGSFSAASTSANVIGSTTSADTKMDLVASLALVPVTQSTMTPEVKSRETFTSEATFAAMPSASSITDQLFADPFGDGPFKAIPSTYSVEGQRHQSISTNSFNSNPSQISGVQPVPQKAETEFPVTYDLNYVPSDPSGVQPHPRNQQSVQQDLSTFNQDDDILADILPLSVSSSVATSGFPTQLGQSSSQTSHPPQLLMSAPQSVKPTYPAKFPAQMASSQAGFQAPVGGQSVQSYTPNPNFYGSYQSQMVSTGPDTANMVPPSASRTPVQHNLPSQIGSAVPGASQFGPPAPQGRPSMPSTPASRGLSAVVPQPSKDKFETKSTVWADTLSRGLVNLNISGSKTNPLADIGVDFDALNRKDKRMEKPMTASVASTTTMGKAMGSGSGMGRAGAGASAGAPRPSPNLVASGVNMNTSGVRGAGMGIAGSYQVSQPMVREMNVGMAQGIPMQQQAGFPSASTMPGSYNPVMGTGNYSQRPQGGGY, via the exons ATGAAGAAGGCTTTTGATCAAACTGTTCGTGACAT TAAGAGAGAGGTTAATAAGAAAGTTCTTAAAGTCCCTTCAATCGAACAAAAG GTTCTAGATGCAACTAGCAATGAACCCTGGGGTCCTCATGGATCGCTTCTAGCTGATATTGCACAGGCGACAAGaaacta TCATGAGTATCAGATGATCATGGGAATCATATGGAAACGAATTAATGATACTGGAAAAAATTGGCGGCATGTATACAAG GGTTTAACTGTTTTGGAGTACTTGGTAGCGCATGGGTCAGAGCGTGTCATTGATGAGATTAGAGAGCATGCTTATCAGATATCA ACATTGTCCGATTTTCAATATATTGATTCCAGTGGGAGAGACCAGGGAAACAATGTAAGAAAGAAATCTCAGAGTATTGTGGCTCTTGTAAATGACAAGGAACGAATACAAGAGGTTCGTCAAAAGGCTGCTGCGAACAGAGACAA GTACCGCAACTCATCAATGGATAATATGTATCGGCCTGGTTCTTTCTCACGCTCTGGAGGATATGGAGATAAATACGAAGATGATCGCTATGAAAGTCGATATGGATACAGAGATGATGACCGCAGTGGATATGGGGGAGAGAGAGATTTTCGGTATGGCGATGATAGGGAGGCTAATTATGGAGGCTCATATGGTCGTGAAGGGGACAGGTATGGTAGGGATTACGAGGACCGATATAATCGAGACGGCTTTAGGGATGATGACTATCGAGGAAGAGGTCAAAGGGTTGACGAATATGCTTATGGCTCAAGAAGTAGAAGTGCTGATCCAGGCAGGGACCGTTCTTATGAAGATGATGGCCAGTATTCTTCCAG AGGAAGTGGTGCCAAAGCTGATGATCAATCTCAAGATGGAAG TACTATGGAGAAGAGGCTTGACCGTAAATATTCTGAGCAAAACCTCAATGTTCCCCCTAGTTATGAGGAGGCCGTTAATGCTACACACATTCCAACTAATAGTGAGAG TGGCAGGGATTGGGAAAATTCGATGGCTTCTGCCCCGAGAGCATCCTCTCCTTCTATGGTGGCTAGTCCCAGCCATGCAACTGCAGCTGCCCCATTACCAGCCCCTGCTTCACCACCCACTCTAGCTGCAGGAGCTACCTTTCCGGACAGTGAGAAAGAGGTGGATGGCTTTGATGAATTTGATCCACGTGGTTCATTTTCCG CTGCCTCAACTAGTGCAAATGTGATTGGTTCCACGACTTCTGCTGATACAAAAATGGATTTAGTAGCTTCATTGGCTCTTGTTCCTGTTACTCAATCTACCATGACCCCTGAAGTAAAGTCCAGGGAAACCTTCACTTCTGAAGCCACATTTGCTGCCATGCCGTCAGCATCTTCTATCACGGATCAG CTTTTTGCTGATCCATTTGGGGATGGTCCTTTTAAAGCTATCCCTTCGACGTATAGTGTAGAAGGTCAACGACACCAGTCTATATCcacaaattctttcaattccaaccCCAGTCAAATCTCAGGTGTGCAACCAGTTCCTCAAAAGGCAGAGACTGAATTTCCGGTTACATATGATTTGAATTACGTGCCATCTGATCCTTCTGGTGTACAACCTCATCCTCGGAACCAGCAGTCTGTGCAGCAGGATTTGTCTACCTTCAACCAAGATGATGATATATTAGCAGATATTCTTCCGCTATCCGTGTCGTCATCTGTTGCCACTTCAGGTTTTCCCACTCAACTTGGCCAGTCTTCATCACAAACAAGTCATCCTCCTCAATTACTGATGAGTGCTCCTCAGAGTGTTAAACCCACGTACCCTGCAAAGTTTCCAGCTCAAATGGCTTCTTCACAGGCTGGTTTTCAGGCTCCTGTTGGGGGTCAGTCTGTACAGTCATATACTCCGAATCCAAACTTCTATGGGTCTTACCAGTCACAAATGGTATCTACAGGTCCAGACACTGCCAACATGGTTCCTCCTAGTGCTAGTAGAACCCCCGTGCAGCACAATTTACCTTCACAAATAGGTTCTGCAGTTCCTGGAGCTTCACAATTTGGTCCTCCAGCGCCTCAAGGGCGACCAAGTATGCCATCTACGCCAGCTTCTAGAGGGCTTTCTGCTGTGGTTCCTCAACCATCAAAAGACAAGTTCGAGACAAAATCCACTGTTTGGGCTGACACTCTGAGCCGGGGACTGGTCAATTTGAATATATCTGGAT CTAAAACAAACCCACTAGCTGACATTGGAGTTGATTTTGATGCCCTAAATCGGAAGGACAAGAGGATGGAAAAACCTATGACAGCGTCAGTAGCATCTACCACAACTATGGGTAAGGCCATGGGATCTGGATCTGGTATGGGTCGAGCTGGTGCTGGTGCCAGCGCCGGCGCCCCGAGGCCTTCACCAAACCTTGTGGCTTCGGGTGTAAATATGAATACGAGCGGCGTTCGAGGTGCTGGCATGGGTATTGCAGGAAGCTATCAAGTAAGCCAACCGATGGTGCGGGAAATGAATGTCGGCATGGCCCAAGGAATACCTATGCAACAGCAAGCAGGATTTCCTTCTGCATCCACCATGCCCGGAAGCTATAATCCCGTGATGGGAACAGGTAATTATAGTCAAAGACCACAGGGGGGTGGGTACTAG
- the LOC142547556 gene encoding clathrin interactor EPSIN 3-like isoform X2, with translation MKKAFDQTVRDIKREVNKKVLKVPSIEQKVLDATSNEPWGPHGSLLADIAQATRNYHEYQMIMGIIWKRINDTGKNWRHVYKGLTVLEYLVAHGSERVIDEIREHAYQISTLSDFQYIDSSGRDQGNNVRKKSQSIVALVNDKERIQEVRQKAAANRDKYRNSSMDNMYRPGSFSRSGGYGDKYEDDRYESRYGYRDDDRSGYGGERDFRYGDDREANYGGSYGREGDRYGRDYEDRYNRDGFRDDDYRGRGQRVDEYAYGSRSRSADPGRDRSYEDDGQYSSRGSGAKADDQSQDGSTMEKRLDRKYSEQNLNVPPSYEEAVNATHIPTNSERDWENSMASAPRASSPSMVASPSHATAAAPLPAPASPPTLAAGATFPDSEKEVDGFDEFDPRGSFSAASTSANVIGSTTSADTKMDLVASLALVPVTQSTMTPEVKSRETFTSEATFAAMPSASSITDQLFADPFGDGPFKAIPSTYSVEGQRHQSISTNSFNSNPSQISGVQPVPQKAETEFPVTYDLNYVPSDPSGVQPHPRNQQSVQQDLSTFNQDDDILADILPLSVSSSVATSGFPTQLGQSSSQTSHPPQLLMSAPQSVKPTYPAKFPAQMASSQAGFQAPVGGQSVQSYTPNPNFYGSYQSQMVSTGPDTANMVPPSASRTPVQHNLPSQIGSAVPGASQFGPPAPQGRPSMPSTPASRGLSAVVPQPSKDKFETKSTVWADTLSRGLVNLNISGSKTNPLADIGVDFDALNRKDKRMEKPMTASVASTTTMGKAMGSGSGMGRAGAGASAGAPRPSPNLVASGVNMNTSGVRGAGMGIAGSYQVSQPMVREMNVGMAQGIPMQQQAGFPSASTMPGSYNPVMGTGNYSQRPQGGGY, from the exons ATGAAGAAGGCTTTTGATCAAACTGTTCGTGACAT TAAGAGAGAGGTTAATAAGAAAGTTCTTAAAGTCCCTTCAATCGAACAAAAG GTTCTAGATGCAACTAGCAATGAACCCTGGGGTCCTCATGGATCGCTTCTAGCTGATATTGCACAGGCGACAAGaaacta TCATGAGTATCAGATGATCATGGGAATCATATGGAAACGAATTAATGATACTGGAAAAAATTGGCGGCATGTATACAAG GGTTTAACTGTTTTGGAGTACTTGGTAGCGCATGGGTCAGAGCGTGTCATTGATGAGATTAGAGAGCATGCTTATCAGATATCA ACATTGTCCGATTTTCAATATATTGATTCCAGTGGGAGAGACCAGGGAAACAATGTAAGAAAGAAATCTCAGAGTATTGTGGCTCTTGTAAATGACAAGGAACGAATACAAGAGGTTCGTCAAAAGGCTGCTGCGAACAGAGACAA GTACCGCAACTCATCAATGGATAATATGTATCGGCCTGGTTCTTTCTCACGCTCTGGAGGATATGGAGATAAATACGAAGATGATCGCTATGAAAGTCGATATGGATACAGAGATGATGACCGCAGTGGATATGGGGGAGAGAGAGATTTTCGGTATGGCGATGATAGGGAGGCTAATTATGGAGGCTCATATGGTCGTGAAGGGGACAGGTATGGTAGGGATTACGAGGACCGATATAATCGAGACGGCTTTAGGGATGATGACTATCGAGGAAGAGGTCAAAGGGTTGACGAATATGCTTATGGCTCAAGAAGTAGAAGTGCTGATCCAGGCAGGGACCGTTCTTATGAAGATGATGGCCAGTATTCTTCCAG AGGAAGTGGTGCCAAAGCTGATGATCAATCTCAAGATGGAAG TACTATGGAGAAGAGGCTTGACCGTAAATATTCTGAGCAAAACCTCAATGTTCCCCCTAGTTATGAGGAGGCCGTTAATGCTACACACATTCCAACTAATAGTGAGAG GGATTGGGAAAATTCGATGGCTTCTGCCCCGAGAGCATCCTCTCCTTCTATGGTGGCTAGTCCCAGCCATGCAACTGCAGCTGCCCCATTACCAGCCCCTGCTTCACCACCCACTCTAGCTGCAGGAGCTACCTTTCCGGACAGTGAGAAAGAGGTGGATGGCTTTGATGAATTTGATCCACGTGGTTCATTTTCCG CTGCCTCAACTAGTGCAAATGTGATTGGTTCCACGACTTCTGCTGATACAAAAATGGATTTAGTAGCTTCATTGGCTCTTGTTCCTGTTACTCAATCTACCATGACCCCTGAAGTAAAGTCCAGGGAAACCTTCACTTCTGAAGCCACATTTGCTGCCATGCCGTCAGCATCTTCTATCACGGATCAG CTTTTTGCTGATCCATTTGGGGATGGTCCTTTTAAAGCTATCCCTTCGACGTATAGTGTAGAAGGTCAACGACACCAGTCTATATCcacaaattctttcaattccaaccCCAGTCAAATCTCAGGTGTGCAACCAGTTCCTCAAAAGGCAGAGACTGAATTTCCGGTTACATATGATTTGAATTACGTGCCATCTGATCCTTCTGGTGTACAACCTCATCCTCGGAACCAGCAGTCTGTGCAGCAGGATTTGTCTACCTTCAACCAAGATGATGATATATTAGCAGATATTCTTCCGCTATCCGTGTCGTCATCTGTTGCCACTTCAGGTTTTCCCACTCAACTTGGCCAGTCTTCATCACAAACAAGTCATCCTCCTCAATTACTGATGAGTGCTCCTCAGAGTGTTAAACCCACGTACCCTGCAAAGTTTCCAGCTCAAATGGCTTCTTCACAGGCTGGTTTTCAGGCTCCTGTTGGGGGTCAGTCTGTACAGTCATATACTCCGAATCCAAACTTCTATGGGTCTTACCAGTCACAAATGGTATCTACAGGTCCAGACACTGCCAACATGGTTCCTCCTAGTGCTAGTAGAACCCCCGTGCAGCACAATTTACCTTCACAAATAGGTTCTGCAGTTCCTGGAGCTTCACAATTTGGTCCTCCAGCGCCTCAAGGGCGACCAAGTATGCCATCTACGCCAGCTTCTAGAGGGCTTTCTGCTGTGGTTCCTCAACCATCAAAAGACAAGTTCGAGACAAAATCCACTGTTTGGGCTGACACTCTGAGCCGGGGACTGGTCAATTTGAATATATCTGGAT CTAAAACAAACCCACTAGCTGACATTGGAGTTGATTTTGATGCCCTAAATCGGAAGGACAAGAGGATGGAAAAACCTATGACAGCGTCAGTAGCATCTACCACAACTATGGGTAAGGCCATGGGATCTGGATCTGGTATGGGTCGAGCTGGTGCTGGTGCCAGCGCCGGCGCCCCGAGGCCTTCACCAAACCTTGTGGCTTCGGGTGTAAATATGAATACGAGCGGCGTTCGAGGTGCTGGCATGGGTATTGCAGGAAGCTATCAAGTAAGCCAACCGATGGTGCGGGAAATGAATGTCGGCATGGCCCAAGGAATACCTATGCAACAGCAAGCAGGATTTCCTTCTGCATCCACCATGCCCGGAAGCTATAATCCCGTGATGGGAACAGGTAATTATAGTCAAAGACCACAGGGGGGTGGGTACTAG
- the LOC142547557 gene encoding clathrin interactor EPSIN 3-like, which translates to MKKAFGQTVRDIKREVNKKVLKVPSIEQKVLDATSNEPWGPHGLLLADIAQSTRNYHEYQMIMGVLWKRINDTGKNWRHVYKALTVLEYLVAHGSEKVIDEIREHAYQISTLSDFQYIDSSGRDQGNNVRKKSQSLVVLVNDKERIQEVRQKAAANRDKYRNTSMGNMNQYGSNSSSGGYGDRYDDDRYDGRYGNRDDDRNGYGDSYGRVGDKYSRDYEDRYSRDGSRDDDYRGRGQNTNDYHYGSRGGSADFDKDRVYEDDGQDSSRGSGAKADDHSQDGSTVGKRLDRKYSEQNLGTPPSYEEAISATRSPVYSERNGESSPASAAKASVPPAEASPIHEISATSPPPVPASLPTQVSAPDTNQEFNGFDEFDPRGSFSATPPTSNGFAPATSADKEIDLLGSLSESFSSNSLALVPATEPTMTPETQPSANFSSGSQFAAASSASTILNQSFDDPFGDGPFKAISSTYGVPAQDQLSAPSINPHSSKNFDGHQPAQMAGTEFGSSDDESSYVPSVSLGVQPPSTNPQFAQQNSSTFSEDIDILADILPPSIPSGYPVPANQNATQTWFPPQVNQLSQLGLPSLTNQNSFQAQTGQHQGFPTQLGQPPPQTSYPLQSAESASQTSILAHSMALTFPAQSGQPSQMGFYSQSGQPAYLTGFQSQNASIQGPPNASFQAPLGGQSVLPNPPNPNFYGIHLQQDLSTGPDSTNMIPPSSGGQIVQHNFQPQIGSAVPTASPFGPQAPQPRPSSFPSPVSSIPASIGSSAVVPQPSKDKFETKSTVWADTLSRGLVNLNISGPKTNPLADIGVDFDSINRKEKRMEKPTTAPVTSTVTMGKAMGSGSGMGRTGTSALRPPPNPMMGPGMKMTGVPGASMGMAGDYVVNQPMVRGMGMNMGMGMNMGMGQGMNLQQQAGFPPGNAMPGGYNPMMGTGNYSQRPYSGGY; encoded by the exons ATGAAGAAGGCTTTCGGTCAAACAGTTCGTGACAT CAAGAGAGAGGTTAATAAGAAAGTTCTTAAAGTTCCTTCCATCGAACAAAAG GTTCTTGATGCAACTAGCAATGAGCCATGGGGACCTCATGGACTGCTTCTTGCTGATATTGCACAGTCAACGAGAAACTA TCATGAATATCAGATGATCATGGGGGTACTCTGGAAGCGTATCAATGATACTGGAAAAAACTGGCGACATGTATATAAG GCTTTAACGGTTTTGGAGTACTTGGTTGCTCATGGGTCTGAAAAGGTCATAGATGAGATTAGAGAACATGCATATCAAATATCG ACATTGTCAGATTTTCAATACATTGATTCCAGTGGGAGGGACCAGGGAAACAATGTGAGAAAGAAATCTCAAAGTCTTGTGGTTCTTGTAAATGACAAGGAAAGAATTCAAGAAGTTCGCCAAAAGGCTGCTGCTAACAGAGACAA GTATCGCAACACATCAATGGGTAATATGAATCAATATGGCTCTAACTCAAGTTCAGGAGGATATGGAGATAGATACGATGATGATCGTTATGATGGCCGATATGGTAACAGAGATGATGACCGCAATGGCTATGGGGACTCATATGGTCGTGTGGGAGATAAGTATAGCAGGGATTATGAGGACCGCTACAGCCGAGATGGATCCAGGGATGATGACTATCGAGGAAGAGGTCAAAACACCAATGATTATCATTATGGATCAAGAGGTGGAAGTGCTGATTTTGATAAGGATCGTGTTTATGAGGATGATGGCCAGGATTCTTCAAG GGGTAGTGGTGCGAAAGCTGATGATCATTCTCAAGATGGAAG TACTGTGGGGAAGAGGCTTGACCGGAAATATTCCGAGCAAAACCTTGGCACACCTCCTAGTTACGAGGAGGCTATTAGTGCTACACGCAGCCCCGTTTATAGTGAAAG GAATGGGGAAAGTTCACCGGCATCTGCAGCAAAAGCATCGGTTCCTCCTGCTGAGGCTAGTCCAATCCATGAAATATCTGCAACTTCTCCACCCCCAGTTCCGGCTTCCCTACCCACCCAAGTTTCAGCTCCAGATACAAATCAAGAGTTTAATGGGTTTGATGAGTTTGATCCACGCGGTTCGTTTTCAG CTACTCCACCGACATCAAATGGTTTTGCTCCTGCTACTTCTGCCGATAAGGAGATAGATTTACTAGGTTCTTTGTCTGAGTCATTTTCATCGAATTCTTTGGCGCTTGTGCCTGCTACTGAACCAACTATGACCCCCGAAACTCAGCCCTCTGCAAACTTTAGTTCTGGATCCCAATTTGCAGCCGCATCATCAGCATCTACGATTCTTAATCAG TCTTTTGATGATCCATTTGGTGACGGTCCTTTTAAAGCTATTTCTTCTACATATGGCGTACCAGCTCAAGATCAGCTTTCTGCACCATCAATCAATCCCCACTCTAGTAAAAACTTTGATGGACATCAGCCAGCTCAAATGGCTGGAACTGAATTTGGGAGTTCTGATGATGAATCAAGTTACGTTCCATCTGTTTCGTTGGGGGTGCAACCTCCTTCTACGAATCCACAGTTCGCTCAACAGAATTCCTCAACCTTCAGCGAGGATATTGATATACTAGCCGATATTCTTCCACCATCTATACCTTCAGGTTATCCAGTTCCAGCCAACCAAAATGCGACTCAGACTTGGTTTCCACCTCAAGTCAATCAGCTGTCACAATTAGGTTTACCATCTCTAACCAACCAAAACAGTTTTCAAGCACAAACAGGTCAGCATCAAGGTTTTCCTACTCAGCTTGGCCAACCTCCACCACAAACAAGTTACCCTCTTCAATCAGCAGAATCTGCATCACAAACCAGTATTCTAGCTCATTCCATGGCTTTGACTTTTCCAGCCCAATCTGGTCAACCATCACaaatgggattttattctcagaGTGGTCAACCTGCATATCTTACAGGGTTTCAATCTCAAAATGCCAGTATTCAGGGTCCTCCAAATGCCAGTTTTCAGGCTCCTCTTGGAGGTCAGTCTGTGCTGCCAAATCCACCAAATCCTAACTTCTACGGGATTCACCTGCAGCAAGATTTATCTACGGGTCCAGACTCTACCAATATGATTCCTCCTAGTTCTGGTGGACAAATTGTGCAGCACAACTTCCAACCACAGATAGGTTCTGCAGTTCCCACGGCTTCACCATTTGGCCCCCAAGCGCCACAACCGCGACCAAGCAGCTTCCCATCTCCTGTGTCATCTATACCAGCTTCAATAGGGTCTTCTGCCGTGGTTCCTCAACCATCAAAAGACAAGTTTGAGACAAAATCCACTGTTTGGGCCGACACCCTCAGCCGAGGGCTAGTCAACCTGAATATTTCTGGAC CTAAAACAAATCCACTCGCTGACATTGGAGTTGATTTTGATTCCATAAATCGCAAGGAGAAGAGGATGGAAAAACCCACGACAGCCCCAGTGACATCTACTGTAACCATGGGTAAGGCTATGGGATCTGGTTCTGGGATGGGCCGCACTGGTACCAGTGCTCTAAGGCCTCCACCAAACCCAATGATGGGTCCCGGTATGAAGATGACTGGTGTTCCAGGGGCTAGCATGGGCATGGCAGGAGATTATGTAGTAAACCAGCCAATGGTACGGGGGATGGGGATGAACATGGGGATGGGGATGAACATGGGGATGGGCCAAGGGATGAACTTGCAACAGCAAGCAGGATTTCCTCCTGGAAACGCCATGCCTGGAGGTTATAATCCCATGATGGGAACGGGTAACTACAGTCAAAGACCGTATAGCGGTGGCTACTGA